The genomic region TGgcctactattactttactactattactgttattattattattattattattattattcggatgaggcaaaggaatgtaaatctgagtctgaaatgttggctacactgcactgctgctattattaattgttaacttctgggaactatttgaggcttccattagctgccattgttgggggaaaaaatggaacattagcgtgaatggagttgtcgcaactctacctttatatggctctgggaaATACTATCAAATTGATTACGGTGTAAATCATCGAGGAATGGACACAAATTCTGACTTTATGGCCACCAAAGGAAGGGGGGGTCAGCaccttctttctcctctcttcatcatGCTGCTAAATCTGAATTCATTTGACTGTAGCCTACTCTGGTGCTCATGGTTTCTGACTCATGGTTTACATCTAACTGATGTGaagctgtacatactgtagcatGTCCATATTGACCCAAGTTAAACTATTTAAGACTCTGGCTAACACTCCCTGCCTTTCATCAGTGGAAAATATGTGTTTTAAGCAATGCCGTCTACTTggaacttttgtgtgtgtgatcttagCATCCTAGAACTAGCTCAAGCGGGCTACATTGTGTGACTTCGGTAATCGACTTGTTTACAAAAGTGAATGCCTTGTGATCGCCTTGTCGACAAAGTTAAAGTTGCTTTGGTTTGTCTGCGGGGACCCAAGCgattatgtactgtatatgttatTGTTTGTGAAACACTGCATCAGGGCCCATGACAGCAGTGCACTGCAGCCTCACTGGGGTGTAGCATGGGCTGGCTGTGTGATGACAGGAGGTCGAGGCTGGGTGGCGACTGGGACATCAGTGCGTGGCCTTAATCTCCTGACATCTGTGCTGCCCCCTCTACTGCCCTTTGTCCATGAACAGACTCATTTCCTGAGTCTTGTCTCCCCTTGTCTGAGAGAGGCCATGCCATTGGATGCTATGCATCATGTGAATGGTACAGGCTAGGCTTGAGATGAAGCAGATCACAGAAGATTGTCTCAGGGTTCAAATTTTAGTTCCAACTTAGACGCATTGGAATCGAGCGGTAGTCTATTCCCCATTGTTTTAATGTGTTGAGAATAGGACCTATAAAGTGCACCACAGTCCTTAACAGTCTAACATGTGTTCCGTCTTAGCCATTCTGTATACCACTCTTTGGAATATGCATTTTAAACTGATCCAAGATTATGGCTTTTTTGCCTTGGATATACATGTAAAAAGATTACAAAGGGGTGGCAAAGAACATATTTTTCGTGTCTGAAAAAAAGGGTAGAGTAGAGTTAGGGTACCACACCCATTCTTCACTCCATCCAGCCAGAGCAAGAGGCAGCCATGTCTGACTATAGAAGACAGGAATGCAGTTGTTTCCTGCAGGGAAGCGTATTAAGTGGGACTCTGAAATTATCTCAGCACCCACCAAATCTTATTTTGAGTGTAGATTTTAAAGCTACTGTGTGTTGGATTTAAGGCAATTTATAAGTAGAAATGGaatatagtatttattttaCTAGTGTATAATTACCTGTAAATACAGGGAACGGTTCCTCTCCATGGAGTCTGCCATATTGTGTCGTCATCTTACTACAGAATCCCAGAAAGGATCTGTAGCTTTaaagtctgtttgtgtgtgtgtgtgtgtgtgtgtgtgtgtgtgtgtgtaagagagagtctTTGATATGGAGAAACACGCTTATTAGCTTTTGTCTGCGTAATGGTAATTTCAGTGCTGAAAGTGACTGACCCATGTGAAATTGACTGAGCCATTATGTAACATGAAAAGTGGAGTCAAacgtggtgatggtggtgaatCATTGCAATTCTATTCAtcaaatactgtaggcctagagtGTGTCGGATGAAAATGTTCAGCTGGAGTCATTCATCcaaactctctttctttctttctttctttctttctttctttctttctttcttattctCTCATGTGTAATTGCTtctactccccccccccccccccctctctcacttgctGTTTGTCTGTAGGGTGTGCTGTCTAACATTTCCTCCATCACTGACTTGGGAGGCTTCGACCCAGTGTGGCTTTTCCTGGTGGTGGGAGGTGTGATGTTTATCCTTGGATTTGCTGGCTGTATTGGGGCACTGCGGGAGAACTCTTTCCTTCTCAAATTTGTAAGTTGTAATTTGTGAGAAATGAGTTTGGCTGTTGCAGTGGCACATCTCTGAAGCATACCACTGTTGCTTATTTGATAGATCTTGGAAGGCAGAGAGGGTGACTAATTTGGGAATGAGCTTGTGGGTCTGTGAAATACTGTACAGAAGATTCCTGGAAAGAAACACTGTAGTGTTGcaattgtttttatttaaaacAGTGCTTTCATTTAAAGTTTTTCATTTAACAGTGCTTTAGAGGTAGTTCatattatttttaaacaaaCTGTAGTGATTGATTCGGACTGTTTTGACCTTCAGTTTTCCGTGTTCCTGGGGATCATATTCTTCCTGGAGCTAACTGCCGGTGTGTTGGCATTCGTCTTTAAAGACTGGATCAAGGACCAGCTCAAGTtcttcatcaacaacaacatccGAGCCTACCGGGATGACATTGACCTGCAGAACCTCATTGACTTCACCCAAGAATATGTAAGTGGTGGACACTCATCCttttgagctctctctctctttctctcactcactcactcactcactcactcactcactcactcactcactcactcacactcacacacacacacacactccgtgaACAGAGTGTTTAATGCACAGAAGCTATATGTAGCAATTACATAATGTATAAATTCCTCTTCCTCGTCTCTGCTTGTCTGTGCGTCTGCAGTGGGAGTGTTGCGGAGCCTTCGGACCTAAAGACTGGGATCTGAACATCTACTTCAACTGCACAGACACCAACCTGAGCCGGGAGAAGTGTGGGGTGCCATTCTCATGCTGCACCAAGGACCCtgctgtatgtacacacacacacacacacacacacacacaaaatcccatTCATGTTAGTTAAACATTCAACATGTTACTGTGAGGTGGGTTAGCCTTTAAACATTGTTCTCTGTGAGAACGGATATGAACTGAACTGTAGTCTCACAGGGCAAACAAGTTAATGTTAAAGTTAGGCAGTGAtatcagaaaaataaaaatgtactgTATTTCATTCACTTGTAAGCAACTCTGTAACTACTTGACTGAGAAACGTGCCATTTCTTTTTCCAGGAGGATGTGATCAACACACAATGTGGTTACGACATACGCGCCAAACCTGTAAGTGCCACAGTACCGATactttctcttccctctttgGAGTGCAGAGGGAGTGGTTAAAAGGAGAGTGAGATGGCGATTAGATGTAGAGGTCTGTGAAAAGGagctgttagagagagagagagagagagagagagagagagagagattttgattTGCGCTTTATTGTACAACAGTCTTAACAACTCAAGGTCACGTCAGTCACAgctcaaaaaaagtaaaataactGGGCCTTACACAAAAGCAGAACAAAATTCTATCTCCTCATTAATCACAGAACATATTGCACCTCCATAACACCATTTATCAACAAATGTTTCAAGAGTTTGCATATGTTTGTAGAAGTAATAATCAGTCAGCAcactagatttgaccaatcttgaGAAAAACATTTACAACATCAGCATCTAGATTGGTGACCATTTTGTTTCTCCTGCTTATGTAAATGGCCATTTTGCTTGGCCCAAAAGGAAATTAATCAACTGACATTTTACTCTGTGTGACCGGGTATattcaaaaccaaaacaaatatttgCAAAGAAAAAAAGCTTCATCAAAAAACTTGAAAAGGCCTTCTAAAACCCTAAACAAAGGTGACAACCTCAAACATTATGagaaacagtgaaacactgtctCCCTCTGAAAGCAAAAGGGCAGTCCTGACAAACCCCTGGGTTTATGATGGACACAAACGCATTAATTGCAACAATACCATGGAGAACTCTCCACTGCAAATCACAGACTTGTTTCCTCAACGTTGGTTTATAGAGTGCCCTCCATTCAGGTTTTACAGTATCATCTAGACCCAGAACATTTTAGCCAAGGAGTGTCAACTCTAAGCATtcaatttctgt from Alosa alosa isolate M-15738 ecotype Scorff River chromosome 1, AALO_Geno_1.1, whole genome shotgun sequence harbors:
- the tspan5b gene encoding tetraspanin-5 isoform X1, producing MSGNRHFNVHEVSCCIKYFIFGFNIIFWLLGVAFLGIGLWAWNEKGVLSNISSITDLGGFDPVWLFLVVGGVMFILGFAGCIGALRENSFLLKFFSVFLGIIFFLELTAGVLAFVFKDWIKDQLKFFINNNIRAYRDDIDLQNLIDFTQEYWECCGAFGPKDWDLNIYFNCTDTNLSREKCGVPFSCCTKDPAEDVINTQCGYDIRAKPDLEQRTFINTKGCVPQFEKWLQENLTVVAGIFIGIALLQIFGICLAQNLLSDIEAVRESCLFT
- the tspan5b gene encoding tetraspanin-5 isoform X3: MSGNRHFNVHEVSCCIKYFIFGFNIIFWLLGVAFLGIGLWAWNEKFSVFLGIIFFLELTAGVLAFVFKDWIKDQLKFFINNNIRAYRDDIDLQNLIDFTQEYWECCGAFGPKDWDLNIYFNCTDTNLSREKCGVPFSCCTKDPAEDVINTQCGYDIRAKPDLEQRTFINTKGCVPQFEKWLQENLTVVAGIFIGIALLQIFGICLAQNLLSDIEAVRESW
- the tspan5b gene encoding tetraspanin-5 isoform X2, whose product is MSGNRHFNVHEVSCCIKYFIFGFNIIFWLLGVAFLGIGLWAWNEKFSVFLGIIFFLELTAGVLAFVFKDWIKDQLKFFINNNIRAYRDDIDLQNLIDFTQEYWECCGAFGPKDWDLNIYFNCTDTNLSREKCGVPFSCCTKDPAEDVINTQCGYDIRAKPDLEQRTFINTKGCVPQFEKWLQENLTVVAGIFIGIALLQIFGICLAQNLLSDIEAVRESCLFT